A segment of the Cellvibrio sp. KY-YJ-3 genome:
AAGCTCAGGGGCCCCAGGCAAGTGGCCATTGTGTTGTGCTGCAATAATTGCAGCAGTTAACCAACCTGCGGTCCCTCCGCCTACAATAATTATTTTCATAATATTAGCGGCCCTGTAAATGCGCGATAAACGCGCGTTAATTATTGTGTGGACTGATAGTCTGCTTTTTTAACCTGCTTAACATTTTTAAGTGAACTCCTGCGTGCATTAACTACACGCAGGAGCCCAAGTAACCCTGAATAATAATGCGCCAGAGTCGGTACTAATCACATCCGATTTTAGAACTTGGCTCTAACGCCAAGTGCATAGCGTGAACCATTATCTTCCACGGAGAAGACTTGATTTCTGGAGCGTCCATATTGATACAGCTCCTCTTCAGTGACGTTAATTGCTTCTACAAACACAGTGACATTGTCATTAAGATCATAACTTGCACTCAAATCAAGCTGCCCATAACTTCCACCATTGACTGGTTCGCCATTGCCATTATCGACATAACGCAAGAAGGGTTCACGGTTGTTAAATGCAGCACGAGCTTGCCAGTTATCAGCCTCGTAGAACACTACCAGGTTTTGAGAATCGCCTAGCCCTTCCAGTGCAAATGTTGTTGCTGTATCGCCACCCAAGCTTGCATTACTATCAACCACAGTCGCGTTCACGATAAAACCAAAACCGCTGTCGAATGTATGAGTGACACCAAATTCAAACCCCGTTACATCCGCAACTTCACCATTTTGCGGTCTGGAAACAAGATACTGCTCAGTTGAACCTGAAAGTTCTGCAGATGTCTCCGTTCCATCGCAAGTAGCACAAATGTTATTGGGTGTATTGAGGCGGTTCGCCATGGTGATAGTTTCAAGGCCAGAGAGATTTACGATGAAGTCCTCAATCTCCTTGCTGAAAAATGCAACGCTAAGCGCGCTGGACTCGCCGTAATACCACTCATAGGAAACATCCCAGTTAGCGGATTTGAATGGTTTGAGCGCTGGGTTGCCACCCGATGCAAACAATGCCTGATTTCTTGGTACAGAATAACTTGTGGCGGGAGAAAGCTCGCTCATAGTAGGTCTGGTAATAGAATCATATTTGGCAAAACGCAGCACCATGTCTTCAGTCAGTTCCATTTTGACGTTTAGGCTTGGAAGAAGATTGGCGTAACTACCGCCATCACTCAGCGCAGTAGGCTCACTGAATACATGATCAAAAAATGTCGGATCAGCGGTTGGTACTATATCCAGAACATTTGACTGAATTGCAGCAACAGTGATGTCAGTTTTCGAATAACGTGCACCGAAGTTTGCGTAAACAGGCATATCAGCAATTTCGGCCTCGAAATCGAAATTAACATAGACGCTAGAGACATCTTCATTGATGGTGTAACGATCATCGCGCAAATTAGCGGTGGTCGCAGTTAAATTTCCATTTTCATCGTAGAACTCGGATCGAATATCTTCAATTGATCTGCCCAAGGTATTTGCAGCAGTAGCCATACCCTCTTCAGAAACCATCCAATCGATATAGGCGTCACCATCGTATGTCCAATATTCTTTAGGAGCACCCGCAAAAAAATTATCGGCAGTGAATGACTCTAATAAGGCTTCAGGCACTGGAATATTGTAGCCACAATAAATATTGCATAAGGCTCCATTGGTTTTTTGGAAATATTCTTTCTCACGCTCTTGGCGATAAACGCCATAACTGAGTTTTTGGAATACACCTGCATCTGCCTCATAGACAAAATCAACTTTGTATTCATTGATTGCATCTTTGTTGGTTGCGCCATTGATCTCCGAGTAGTGCGCTTTTGCTTCTGATGCAGGGAGATTATTTCCACCCACCAAACGCTCAAACTGAACAACAGGTACACTCGTCGTGGAATCAAAAGAATTGCTATCTTTGATTCCCATTACATTGAAGCGGTTTTTACCAGCGCGATCGTTTTCCGCTGTTGACCGG
Coding sequences within it:
- a CDS encoding TonB-dependent receptor → MFTFNKVAFAVRSVIAASAVVASTAQVVVAQENSPGAMEEITVTGIRASLTRSLDIKREANTVVDSISAEDAGKFPDLNVAESLQRITGVSIDRSGGEGQAVTVRGLGPQFNNVLVNGRQVANDSGGREFNFDVLSTDLISGADVYKSTNATMQDGGIGATINISTAKPLDNPGLQLLGSIKGTYETLSEKTSPGFTGMISQTFMDDTFGVLAAFSHEERDVNINSVRTATWRPGLDLKNADEVIASNVSIPRNWAQVVDAQSRTRDNANLVFQFAPSEDLAITLDGSMSKFEVDSLVTDLSAWFEPSRISQATVDPTTRTALFFEQQTGIFTDGVGDPFVDLVSSTTASRDVTNIQTGLNIEWQITEKLQSSFDISRSTAENDRAGKNRFNVMGIKDSNSFDSTTSVPVVQFERLVGGNNLPASEAKAHYSEINGATNKDAINEYKVDFVYEADAGVFQKLSYGVYRQEREKEYFQKTNGALCNIYCGYNIPVPEALLESFTADNFFAGAPKEYWTYDGDAYIDWMVSEEGMATAANTLGRSIEDIRSEFYDENGNLTATTANLRDDRYTINEDVSSVYVNFDFEAEIADMPVYANFGARYSKTDITVAAIQSNVLDIVPTADPTFFDHVFSEPTALSDGGSYANLLPSLNVKMELTEDMVLRFAKYDSITRPTMSELSPATSYSVPRNQALFASGGNPALKPFKSANWDVSYEWYYGESSALSVAFFSKEIEDFIVNLSGLETITMANRLNTPNNICATCDGTETSAELSGSTEQYLVSRPQNGEVADVTGFEFGVTHTFDSGFGFIVNATVVDSNASLGGDTATTFALEGLGDSQNLVVFYEADNWQARAAFNNREPFLRYVDNGNGEPVNGGSYGQLDLSASYDLNDNVTVFVEAINVTEEELYQYGRSRNQVFSVEDNGSRYALGVRAKF